The Desulfuromonas thiophila genome contains the following window.
CAACCGTGACCGACCTGTTCCCCGCCGTTTTTGACTATCTTGACCGTGGTGGCCTGATCATGGTGCCGCTGGTGTTGCTGTCGCTGGTGCTGGGATGGCTGGTCAGTCAGCGGTTGCTGGTGCTGCGGCCGCTGTTTGCCGCCGGGCTCAGCCGCGCCGAGGCGGCAGCCTGGCTGGGGCGGCCCGACGCGCCCGCCGGGGTTGGTCTGGCCGCCTGGCTGTTGCGCGAATTTGCCGTTCGACGCAGTGGTGACGGTGCGCTGGATCAGCTGGTGCTGGAGGAAACCCGCCGGGTTTTGCACCAGCGCCTGACGGCCGGCCTGGGCCTGATTGGTGCGCTGGCCGCCAGTGCGCCGCTGCTGGGCCTGCTCGGTACCGTGCTGGGCATGATCGGGGTGTTCGATGGCATTGCCTTGGTTGGCAGCGGCAATCCGCGACCCTTGGCACAGGGTATTTCCGAGGCGCTGATCACCACCCAGACCGGGCTGATCATCGCTATCTTTGGTTTGTACATGCGTAATTTTCTACACCGACGGGTGCAGTCGCTGCAGCAGCAGCTGGGTTCGCTGGTGTTGTTTCTGCAGCGGCAGCTGCGCGGCGCAGGAGAGGTCCGATGATTCGTATCACCGCCCAGCGGCGGGCCCAGCGGCAGGGGCTGGAGCTCAACATCGCGCCGCTTATCGACATGGTGTTCATCCTGCTGATTTTCTTTCTGGTCACGACCCATTTCGTGCGGGAAACCGGCGTAGAGATCACGCGGCCGACGGCCGCCACGGCCAGCCCGCGCGAGCGCGTCAGTCTGCTGATCGGCGTAACCCGTGAACGCCGGTTGGTGCTGGAGGGCGAAACCATCGATCTGGCGCGGGTGCGCACGGCCGTTGAACGCCTGCTGCTGGAGAATCCGCAGGCGGCGGTGGTGATTGTGGCCGACCGTGACAGCCCCACCGGCCTGGCACTGGAGGTGTTGGATGCCTGCCGCCTGGCCGGCGCCGAGGATGTGGCGCTGGCTGCCGCCGAGGCCCGGCCCTGATGACCCTGAGACGGGTTTTTCAGCGCCACAGCTGGCTGGGTGCGCTGCTGCTGACGCTGGCGGGCAATGCGCTGCTGTTCGGCCTGCTGCCGCACCTGGTGCAGGAGCCTGGTCCGGCGGTGGCGCCTGCCACCACTCAGCCGGTGCGTCTGCTGGCAGCGCCGCTGCTGCCGAGTCGCACCCTGACGCCACCACTGCCGGCAGCCACGCCGGCAGCGGCAGTGGCTGCACCTTTGCCGGCTGCGCCGCTGCCTGAACTGCCCCGTCTGGCGCTGGCGCCGCCGAGCCTGGCGCTGAACCTGCCCCTGACAAGTGCGGTCCAGCCAGCGCACGACTGGCCAGCGCCGCAGCTGCCAGGGGTGCAGCTGCCGCCGCTGGCGGCGCTGCCGCAGTATTTCGAGGTGGGCGAGCTCGATCAGCCGGTGCAGCCGCTGGCACAGCTACCATTTCTTTATCCGTTGCGGGCCAAGCGTCAGGGTATCGAGGGCTGGGTGCGGCTGGGGCTGTGGATCGATCGTGACGGCCGCGTCGAGCGGATCGAGATTCTGGCGGCTGAACCGCCGGGCGTGTTCGATGAGACGGTTTTGCGCGGCGCGCGTCAGTGGCGTTTCCGACCCGGCACACGTCAGGGCGAACCGGTGGCAAGCCGGGTGGAGCAGACCGTGCGGTTTGAGTTGCAGGAATGAGGCGGTGTTGGTGGTTGTTGCTGCTGGCTGGGCTGCTGCTGGTCCCGGTAGCCGAAGCCTCTTCCGTACCGCTGGCGCCGTCGCTGCAGCAGGCGCTGGTGCAGGTCCAGCAACAGCTGGCGGCCGGGCAGCTGGCGGCCGCCGAAGCCCGCCTGCGACCGCTGCTGACGGCCAAGCCGCACCCGCTGGTGGCTTTCAGCCGGGCTCAGCTGGCATTGCTGCAGCAGCAGCCGGGCGAGGCGCTGCGCTGGCTGGAGGTGGGATTGCGCGACGATCCCGACCATGTCGCCGCTTGGCTCAATCGTGCCCAGGCCCACTATCAGCTCGAACAGTTTGTGGCGGCGGCCGAGGCCTTCGAGCAGAGTTTTCGCTTGCAGCCGGACGCACCGCGCTGGCGTTATAATGCCGCGCTCTGTTATTTGCAGGCCGGTCAGCCACGGCAGGCCGTCCGCCTGCTGACAGGGCTGCTGGAGGCCCGTAGCGTGCCGGCACCGCTGGAGTGGCATGCGGCGCTGGCGCGGGCGCTGCTGGAATTGCAGCGGCCGGCTGCCGCCATTGAACCGTTGCGCCTGCTGGCCGAACAGGCGCCAGCCGATGAACAGCGGCGCTGGCGCGAGCTGTTGCTGCAGCAGGAACTGGCGCTGAACCGGCTGCAGCCGGCGCGCGAACATCTGCGGCGCTGGCTGCGGCAGGATTTCAGCGATGCCCGCTGGTGGCGGCTGCAGGGCCAGCTGCAGTTGCGCCAGAACGATTACCGCGGTGCGTTGGTCAGCCTGCAACTGGCGCACTGGCTTGAGCCCGGTACTGGCCACGAGCGGCAGCTGATGGCGGATCTGTGCTTGCAGCTGGGTCTGCCGGCCGAGGCGGCGCGCCGTTATCGTCAGCTGGCCGAGGCCGTCGAGGCCGGCGAGGCTGGCGCAGTGGACGCCGACGCGGGTTTTTGCTGGCTGCAGGCTGGGCGCGCCGCCTGGAATGCGCGCCTGTGGCCGCAGGCCGAAGCCGCCCTGCGGCGCGCCTGTCGCTACCCGCCGCAGCTGGCCGAGGCCGAGAGCCTGCTGGCACAGCTGCAGCCGCTGCTTCGTGCGATGCCCTGACGGCTGGCGCTCAGTGGTTCGGGTCTGGACCGGCGGTGTCCAGCAGGCCAAGGCGCTGGCTAAGCTGTTCGTGGCGGTAGGCGAAGATGGCTGCCAGCCGGGGCGCCACCAGCCAGCGCTGCAGTGGCCGGCTGAAGGGGTCGCCGGGCAGCCCATAGTGGACCACATCGGTCATTGCGGTGCCGCCGGCGCAGGCTTCGAAGCGGTGCTGATGGTGCCAGAAGCGGTAGGGACCGAAGCGCTGTTCGTCGATAAAGAAGTGCGGCTCGCGCACCTGGGTGATTTCGGTGATCCAGCGCAGGGGGATGCCGGCCAGCGGATGGACGCGGTATTCCACCAGCATGCCGGCGTACATGCGCTCGGGCACCGCCGAGTGAATGCGGAAGTCGAGCCAGGGCGGCGTGATGGCGGCCAGATTGCGCGGATCGGAAAAGAACCGCCAGGCGCTGGTCAGGTCGGTGGCCAGCAGGGTCTGGCGCTCAAGACGGTAGAGTT
Protein-coding sequences here:
- a CDS encoding ExbD/TolR family protein codes for the protein MIRITAQRRAQRQGLELNIAPLIDMVFILLIFFLVTTHFVRETGVEITRPTAATASPRERVSLLIGVTRERRLVLEGETIDLARVRTAVERLLLENPQAAVVIVADRDSPTGLALEVLDACRLAGAEDVALAAAEARP
- a CDS encoding energy transducer TonB, with amino-acid sequence MTLRRVFQRHSWLGALLLTLAGNALLFGLLPHLVQEPGPAVAPATTQPVRLLAAPLLPSRTLTPPLPAATPAAAVAAPLPAAPLPELPRLALAPPSLALNLPLTSAVQPAHDWPAPQLPGVQLPPLAALPQYFEVGELDQPVQPLAQLPFLYPLRAKRQGIEGWVRLGLWIDRDGRVERIEILAAEPPGVFDETVLRGARQWRFRPGTRQGEPVASRVEQTVRFELQE
- a CDS encoding MotA/TolQ/ExbB proton channel family protein, whose protein sequence is MTDLFPAVFDYLDRGGLIMVPLVLLSLVLGWLVSQRLLVLRPLFAAGLSRAEAAAWLGRPDAPAGVGLAAWLLREFAVRRSGDGALDQLVLEETRRVLHQRLTAGLGLIGALAASAPLLGLLGTVLGMIGVFDGIALVGSGNPRPLAQGISEALITTQTGLIIAIFGLYMRNFLHRRVQSLQQQLGSLVLFLQRQLRGAGEVR
- a CDS encoding tetratricopeptide repeat protein; amino-acid sequence: MRRCWWLLLLAGLLLVPVAEASSVPLAPSLQQALVQVQQQLAAGQLAAAEARLRPLLTAKPHPLVAFSRAQLALLQQQPGEALRWLEVGLRDDPDHVAAWLNRAQAHYQLEQFVAAAEAFEQSFRLQPDAPRWRYNAALCYLQAGQPRQAVRLLTGLLEARSVPAPLEWHAALARALLELQRPAAAIEPLRLLAEQAPADEQRRWRELLLQQELALNRLQPAREHLRRWLRQDFSDARWWRLQGQLQLRQNDYRGALVSLQLAHWLEPGTGHERQLMADLCLQLGLPAEAARRYRQLAEAVEAGEAGAVDADAGFCWLQAGRAAWNARLWPQAEAALRRACRYPPQLAEAESLLAQLQPLLRAMP
- a CDS encoding SRPBCC family protein → MKLYRLERQTLLATDLTSAWRFFSDPRNLAAITPPWLDFRIHSAVPERMYAGMLVEYRVHPLAGIPLRWITEITQVREPHFFIDEQRFGPYRFWHHQHRFEACAGGTAMTDVVHYGLPGDPFSRPLQRWLVAPRLAAIFAYRHEQLSQRLGLLDTAGPDPNH